A single region of the Prevotella sp. HUN102 genome encodes:
- a CDS encoding MFS transporter, with product MNPNRKISPWAWVPSLYFAEGLPYVAVTLLSIQIYMQLGLSDAEITFYTSWFYLPWVIKPLWSPFLDLVKTKRWWITAMQLLLGAAFGGVAFVIDTDWWLQGSICFFWLLAFSSATHDVGADGFYMLGLAEREQAFFVGIRSTFYRVSMVVGKGGLIALAGLLQKSMDVQLSWALIFYGLTAFFIGLSLYHKFVLPKPSEDAEHYKLTAGELLREFGATFASFFLKKQIWVAIAFLLLYRLPEALLTPVSPLFLQGKRTDGGLALSLEEFGIVNGTVGVLGLLLGGILGGIVASRGGLKKWLWPMTVAITLPNIAYVYLAFEIPESIWAISTAVFIENFGYGFGFSAYMLFMIYFSQGEHKTSHYALCTGFMALSMMLPGLFSGKLAELVGYDWFFVIVMASCVFPFLVASLLKIDPEFGKKE from the coding sequence CGTTGCCGTAACCTTGTTGTCAATCCAGATTTATATGCAGTTGGGACTTTCCGACGCAGAAATAACTTTCTACACCTCTTGGTTTTATCTTCCGTGGGTAATAAAACCCCTGTGGAGTCCGTTCCTTGATTTGGTAAAGACAAAACGTTGGTGGATAACGGCTATGCAGCTTCTTCTGGGAGCAGCCTTCGGAGGAGTGGCTTTCGTGATAGACACGGACTGGTGGTTGCAGGGCTCGATATGCTTCTTTTGGCTGCTGGCTTTTTCCAGTGCCACGCACGATGTAGGGGCAGACGGATTCTATATGCTCGGTCTTGCAGAAAGAGAACAGGCTTTCTTCGTGGGTATCCGTTCAACATTCTATCGTGTGTCAATGGTAGTCGGAAAGGGTGGTCTGATAGCATTGGCAGGACTGCTTCAAAAGAGTATGGATGTTCAACTGAGTTGGGCACTGATATTCTATGGGCTTACGGCATTCTTCATCGGATTGTCCCTATACCACAAGTTTGTTTTGCCTAAGCCGAGCGAAGATGCCGAACACTATAAACTTACTGCTGGAGAACTGCTTAGGGAATTTGGGGCAACCTTTGCTTCTTTCTTTTTGAAAAAGCAGATATGGGTGGCTATTGCCTTCCTGTTGCTCTATCGCTTGCCGGAGGCTTTGCTCACGCCGGTGTCGCCTCTGTTCCTTCAGGGAAAAAGAACGGACGGAGGATTGGCTCTGAGTCTGGAGGAATTCGGAATCGTGAATGGAACGGTTGGCGTTTTAGGATTGCTCTTGGGAGGAATACTCGGAGGTATTGTGGCAAGTAGGGGAGGGTTGAAGAAGTGGCTTTGGCCAATGACCGTTGCCATCACGTTGCCTAATATTGCCTACGTGTATCTGGCATTCGAGATTCCCGAAAGCATCTGGGCTATCAGCACGGCTGTTTTCATAGAGAATTTCGGCTATGGATTCGGTTTCAGTGCCTATATGCTGTTTATGATTTATTTCAGTCAGGGCGAACACAAGACAAGCCATTATGCACTCTGCACGGGCTTTATGGCTCTGTCGATGATGTTGCCGGGATTGTTTTCCGGTAAACTTGCCGAACTGGTGGGCTACGATTGGTTTTTCGTCATAGTGATGGCATCGTGCGTCTTTCCGTTCCTCGTAGCCTCGCTCTTGAAAATCGACCCTGAATTTGGAAAGAAAGAATAA
- the mutY gene encoding A/G-specific adenine glycosylase gives MNFTNALLKWYELNGRSLPWRETTNPYAIWLSEVILQQTRIAQGWEYWERFMKRWPTVENLASATEDEVLREWQGLGYYSRARNLHKAARQIAEAGSFPTTYETIKTLKGVGDYTAAAIASIAFNEPVAVVDGNVYRVISRYFGIDTPIDSTQGKKEFKAMAQEYLAKDKPATFNQAIMDFGAIQCTPASPDCNVCPLVETCAAYAEQKIDTLPVKSKKIKQRERVFSFIYIRCNDEIAIRKRAAGDIWQGLWEFPTTDACNIAIEESKAIAHKVKHVLTHQVLYADFYLLETDIKPSLPPDYIWIKETELNNYALPRLLEILLSKL, from the coding sequence TACCAATGCTTTATTAAAATGGTATGAACTGAACGGGCGCAGCCTGCCGTGGCGGGAAACCACGAACCCTTATGCTATATGGCTGAGCGAAGTAATTCTTCAGCAAACACGCATCGCACAAGGATGGGAATACTGGGAACGATTTATGAAGCGATGGCCTACGGTAGAGAATCTGGCATCGGCTACCGAGGATGAGGTTTTACGCGAATGGCAAGGGCTCGGCTATTACTCACGTGCCAGAAATCTGCACAAAGCTGCCCGCCAAATCGCAGAGGCAGGCAGTTTTCCCACCACCTACGAAACCATCAAGACTCTGAAAGGCGTAGGCGACTATACGGCTGCTGCCATTGCATCCATTGCTTTCAACGAACCGGTTGCAGTAGTAGACGGCAATGTTTACAGAGTTATTTCACGATATTTCGGCATCGACACACCAATAGACTCCACTCAGGGGAAAAAGGAATTTAAAGCTATGGCACAGGAGTATCTTGCGAAAGACAAGCCTGCGACATTCAATCAGGCCATTATGGATTTCGGGGCTATTCAATGCACGCCTGCATCCCCGGACTGCAATGTTTGTCCTCTTGTTGAGACCTGTGCAGCCTACGCTGAACAAAAAATCGACACGCTGCCTGTGAAAAGCAAGAAAATTAAACAGCGCGAACGCGTCTTCTCCTTTATATATATAAGGTGTAACGATGAGATTGCGATTCGCAAACGTGCGGCAGGCGACATCTGGCAAGGCTTATGGGAATTTCCAACAACCGATGCCTGCAACATAGCCATAGAAGAAAGCAAGGCCATTGCACACAAGGTAAAACACGTCTTGACACATCAGGTTTTATATGCAGACTTCTATTTGCTCGAAACTGACATCAAACCCAGTCTGCCACCTGATTACATTTGGATTAAGGAAACGGAACTGAACAACTACGCCCTACCCCGTCTCCTCGAAATTCTCCTGTCCAAACTTTGA